A region from the Pelobates fuscus isolate aPelFus1 chromosome 1, aPelFus1.pri, whole genome shotgun sequence genome encodes:
- the OXGR1 gene encoding 2-oxoglutarate receptor 1, which produces MNNISEDVDNYTVLHSTLNTSPNCSNILFDHVIKVYFLPTMYSIIFIVGVPGNIIAIFVYITKMRPWRTSIIILLNLAITDLMHLSSLPFLVYNYSNQEHWTLGDFMCKLIRVIFHFNLYGSILFLTCFSIFRYFVIVHPMKFHSIHKRRWAVIACVAVWVTALIEVLPMVILMTEVQDTAACVDFAASVDAYNLRWYNIFLTSIGFALPLVVVTLSYTFINRSLADGPYTNDSYKKKARRLVVILLVVFYACFLPLHIFRTFLIETRQHPEDCVFERKIFAAYITSRPIASLNTFGNLLLYVAVGGNFRQAVQSIFKMKSIPYKQQA; this is translated from the coding sequence ATGAATAATATATCTGAAGATGTTGACAATTATACTGTTTTGCACAGTACCTTAAATACTTCTCCCAACTGTTCAAATATTCTATTTGATCATGTGATAAAGGTATATTTCCTACCTACGATGTACAGTATTATCTTCATAGTTGGAGTGCCGGGAAACATAATTGcaatttttgtttatattacGAAGATGAGACCATGGAGAACTAGTATCATCATTTTGCTGAACTTGGCCATCACAGACCTCATGCACCTAAGCAGCCTTCCATTCTTGGTGTACAATTATTCAAATCAGGAACACTGGACACTTGGAGATTTTATGTGCAAGCTGATCCGAGTAATTTTCCACTTCAATCTTTATGGTAGCATTCTTTTTCTCACGTGTTTTAGTATCTTCAGATATTTTGTTATTGTTCATCCAATGAAATTTCATTCCATCCACAAGAGAAGATGGGCAGTTATAGCCTGTGTGGCTGTTTGGGTAACTGCACTAATAGAGGTACTTCCCATGGTAATCCTAATGACAGAGGTACAAGATACTGCTGCTTGTGTAGACTTTGCAGCATCTGTTGATGCATATAACCTACGATGGTATAATATCTTTCTTACCAGCATAGGATTTGCTTTACCCTTGGTGGTGGTGACTCTCTCTTATACCTTCATTAATCGCAGCCTGGCAGATGGACCATATACTAATGATAGCTATAAGAAAAAAGCTCGAAGGCTTGTTGTCATACTTTTGGTCGTTTTTTATGCTTGCTTTTTACCATTACATATTTTCAGGACATTTCTCATTGAAACACGGCAACATCCAGAAGACTGTGTTTTTGAGAGGAAAATATTTGCCGCATACATAACTTCAAGGCCAATAGCATCTCTGAATACATTTGGCAACCTGTTACTCTATGTAGCTGTAGGAGGTAATTTCCGACAGGCCGTTCAGTCAATTTTTAAAATGAAATCAATTCCCTATAAACAACAAGCATAA